The following proteins are encoded in a genomic region of Cryptomeria japonica chromosome 11, Sugi_1.0, whole genome shotgun sequence:
- the LOC131076315 gene encoding transcription factor bHLH55-like, producing the protein MNIIEFGEKDLCMENSCQNTQLQSPYIIHYGDNETTGFPSPHIPSLVHSSMVQHNHSKILPRVSTRGLINSKAGNVNAKQMHKIIERQRRFDMTARFSVLRSLLPEEYIPGRRSLSDQVEEAADYIKHLQEHVNELAKRREDMRILPISNCNEKNCKVFPSIGGSRSFPSVKIMAIGSGFRS; encoded by the exons ATGAATATCATTGAATTTGGTGAGAAAGATCTATGCATGGAAAACTCATGTCAAAATACCCAACTTCAATCTCCTTATATTATTCATTATGGGGATAATGAAACAACAGGTTTTCCTAGTCCCCATATTCCATCATTGGTTCATTCTTCAATGGTGCAACACAACCATTCTAAAATCTTGCCTAGGGTTTCCACTAGAGGGCTTATAAACAGTAAGGCAGGGAATGTCAATGCCAAACAAATGCACAAGATTATTGAAAGGCAGAGGCGGTTTGACATGACAGCAAGGTTTTCTGTATTGAGATCTTTACTTCCAGAAGAATATATTCCG GGAAGACGTTCATTATCAGATCAAGTCGAAGAAGCTGCTGATTACATTAAGCATCTACAGGAACATGTAAATGAGCTTGCCAAGAGAAGAGAAGACATGAGAATTTTGCCCATTTCtaattgtaatgagaaaaattGCAAGGTTTTTCCGTCTATTGGTGGATCACGATCCTTTCCATCTGTGAAAATAATGGCTATTGGTTCAG GCTTCAGATCCTGA